One Amorphoplanes digitatis genomic window carries:
- a CDS encoding DUF3040 domain-containing protein yields the protein MLSKEDSRRLAQLERQLRRDDPEFCARMRGHAPARRRVPASLVLAACVVWAAVLALGVLGWWGAAAVAAVWGAVLLAALTYRCRPSRPSPGGLPPAW from the coding sequence ATGCTCAGCAAGGAAGACAGCCGCAGACTGGCGCAGCTGGAGCGCCAGCTACGCCGGGACGACCCGGAGTTCTGCGCGCGGATGCGAGGCCATGCGCCCGCCCGCCGGCGGGTGCCGGCCTCCCTCGTGCTCGCCGCCTGCGTGGTCTGGGCCGCCGTCCTGGCCCTCGGCGTCCTCGGCTGGTGGGGCGCGGCCGCCGTCGCCGCGGTGTGGGGCGCGGTCCTGCTCGCCGCACTCACCTACCGCTGCCGCCCCAGCCGCCCATCCCCCGGGGGCCTCCCGCCAGCCTGGTGA
- a CDS encoding bifunctional glycosyltransferase family 2/GtrA family protein: MSLSMLPSPAAEQVRTLAPMLDVVVPVYNEEIDLEPCVRRLHEHLRTAFPYRFRITIADNASTDSTQEVARRLAGSLPGVVAVHLPEKGRGRALKHVWTHSDAAVLAYLDVDLSTDLGALLPLVAPLISGHSDLAIGSRLARGSRVVRGAKREFISRTYNLILRGTLSARFSDAQCGFKAIRADVAERLLPMVEDTGWFFDTELLVLAERTGLRIHEVPVDWIDDPDSRVDIVATAIADLRGIARLTRALGSGRLPVAALRRQLGRNPLPVAGVPAGLTGQLLRFAAVGVASTLAYLLLYALLRNGFGPQAANLVALLATAVANTAANRRLTFRVRGSDGAWRHQAQGLVVFAVGLGLTSGSLALLHLASDPPTIVELGVLVVANLVATGVRFLLMRGWVFRAAPPSFDQA, from the coding sequence TCCGGACCCTCGCCCCGATGCTCGACGTCGTCGTGCCGGTCTACAACGAGGAGATCGACCTCGAGCCCTGCGTCCGCCGGCTGCACGAGCACCTGCGTACCGCGTTCCCGTACCGGTTCCGGATCACCATCGCGGACAACGCCAGCACCGACTCCACTCAGGAGGTCGCCCGCCGGCTGGCCGGGTCGCTGCCCGGGGTGGTGGCGGTGCACCTGCCGGAGAAGGGCCGGGGCCGGGCGCTCAAGCACGTGTGGACGCACTCCGACGCGGCCGTCCTCGCCTACCTCGACGTGGACCTCTCGACCGACCTCGGCGCGCTGCTTCCGCTGGTCGCGCCGCTGATCTCGGGCCACTCGGACCTGGCGATCGGCTCCCGGCTGGCCCGCGGCTCCCGGGTGGTACGCGGCGCCAAGCGCGAGTTCATCTCCCGCACCTACAACCTGATCCTGCGGGGCACCCTCTCGGCGCGCTTCTCCGACGCGCAGTGCGGCTTCAAGGCGATCCGGGCGGACGTGGCCGAGCGGCTGCTGCCGATGGTGGAGGACACCGGCTGGTTCTTCGACACCGAGCTGCTGGTGCTGGCCGAGCGGACCGGGCTGCGCATCCACGAGGTGCCGGTGGACTGGATCGACGATCCGGACAGCCGGGTCGACATCGTGGCCACCGCGATCGCCGACCTGCGCGGCATCGCCCGGCTCACCCGGGCGCTCGGCAGCGGCCGGCTGCCGGTGGCCGCCCTGCGCCGCCAGCTCGGCCGCAACCCGCTGCCGGTGGCGGGCGTGCCGGCCGGGCTCACCGGGCAGCTACTGCGGTTCGCGGCGGTCGGCGTGGCAAGCACGCTCGCCTACCTGCTGCTCTACGCCCTGCTGCGCAACGGTTTCGGCCCGCAGGCCGCCAACCTGGTGGCGTTGCTGGCCACCGCGGTGGCCAACACCGCGGCCAACCGGCGGCTCACCTTCCGGGTACGCGGCAGCGACGGCGCCTGGCGCCATCAGGCGCAGGGGCTCGTCGTCTTCGCCGTCGGGCTGGGGCTTACCAGCGGCTCGCTCGCCCTGCTGCACCTGGCGAGCGACCCACCGACCATCGTGGAGCTCGGCGTCCTGGTGGTCGCCAACCTGGTCGCCACCGGGGTGCGCTTCCTGCTGATGCGCGGCTGGGTCTTCCGCGCCGCTCCCCCTAGCTTTGATCAGGCGTGA
- a CDS encoding GNAT family N-acetyltransferase — MTTSGRLPYPIALTGDGIQLREWRDEDLDDLVELLDEPDIARWTPMPSPFDREAGVAYLKRARQSRASGQRIQLAIIAGGRPVGEVLLFGVDAGLKEAELGYLVGAAHRRHGHASTSLSLLSGYARSELKLSRLLLRIDPANTASCAVARRCGYRLTGEPPILQEGPYGPSSLDTWELVSVGGGTRLERLKNVAARRYGRRG; from the coding sequence ATGACGACCTCCGGCCGCCTGCCTTACCCCATCGCGCTGACCGGGGACGGCATCCAGCTGCGCGAGTGGCGGGACGAGGACCTCGACGATCTGGTCGAGCTCCTCGACGAACCGGACATCGCACGATGGACACCGATGCCGTCCCCGTTCGACCGTGAAGCAGGCGTCGCGTACCTGAAGCGTGCGCGGCAGAGCCGCGCCAGCGGCCAGCGGATCCAGCTCGCGATCATCGCCGGCGGCCGTCCGGTCGGCGAGGTCCTGCTCTTCGGCGTCGACGCCGGCCTCAAGGAGGCCGAGCTGGGCTACCTCGTGGGTGCCGCGCATCGCCGGCACGGGCACGCCTCGACATCACTCTCGCTCCTCTCCGGGTACGCCCGCAGCGAGCTCAAACTCAGCCGGCTGCTGCTGCGCATCGACCCGGCGAACACGGCGAGCTGTGCCGTCGCCCGGCGCTGCGGCTATCGGCTCACCGGCGAGCCGCCCATCCTTCAGGAGGGCCCGTACGGCCCGAGCAGCCTGGACACCTGGGAACTCGTCTCGGTCGGCGGCGGAACCCGCCTCGAGCGGCTGAAGAATGTCGCAGCCCGGCGTTACGGTCGTCGCGGGTGA
- a CDS encoding DNA glycosylase AlkZ-like family protein has product MDVDRGQVMAYRVAALGLAERGRQRPGDLAVLDLGVQEYTPGSVAVALAARTGAELTDDRLLMVWAARGAPHLHRRRDLGALVKALWPVSDADASARINSAQIPEGVKLGLKAFEATASAFREVVTSSMPRGEASTRVSALVPRELTYDCRSCGARHIAGNVWQHSGLAGGVEVESRGKDATLGPIRDAPPRPDRNEGIEDLIGTYLRLLGPATPAEVAKYLGSTAAEIKKVWPGDLSEVRVDGRRAWLPASAVAGLAAAAPARGVRLLPAMDALLQARDRDLLVPERARQKEIWRLLGNPGVVLSDGEIAGVWRARMAGRKRVDLTVTPFGSMNAKARKAVEEESAVVARARGVADATVTFA; this is encoded by the coding sequence ATGGACGTGGACCGCGGACAGGTGATGGCATATCGGGTCGCCGCACTCGGGCTGGCCGAGCGCGGCCGGCAGCGCCCGGGTGACCTGGCGGTGCTCGACCTGGGCGTGCAGGAATACACGCCCGGATCGGTGGCGGTGGCGCTCGCGGCCCGCACCGGCGCCGAGCTGACCGACGACCGGCTGCTGATGGTCTGGGCCGCACGGGGCGCGCCGCATCTGCACCGCCGCCGCGACCTCGGTGCGCTGGTCAAGGCGTTGTGGCCGGTCAGCGACGCGGACGCGTCGGCGCGGATCAACAGCGCCCAGATCCCCGAGGGCGTCAAGCTCGGCCTGAAGGCGTTCGAGGCGACCGCGAGTGCGTTCCGCGAGGTCGTCACGTCATCGATGCCGCGGGGCGAGGCCAGCACCCGGGTCAGCGCGCTGGTGCCGCGCGAGCTGACCTATGACTGCCGGTCATGCGGCGCCCGGCACATCGCCGGCAATGTGTGGCAGCACTCCGGCCTGGCGGGCGGCGTCGAGGTCGAGTCGCGCGGCAAGGACGCGACGCTCGGCCCGATCCGCGACGCGCCGCCGCGGCCCGACCGCAACGAGGGCATCGAGGACCTGATCGGGACCTATCTGCGGCTGCTCGGGCCGGCCACCCCGGCCGAGGTGGCGAAATACCTGGGCAGCACCGCAGCCGAGATCAAGAAGGTCTGGCCGGGCGACCTGAGCGAGGTCCGGGTCGACGGCCGCAGGGCCTGGCTGCCCGCGTCCGCGGTTGCCGGGCTCGCCGCCGCCGCGCCCGCGCGGGGCGTGCGGTTGCTTCCCGCGATGGACGCGCTGCTGCAAGCGCGCGACCGCGACCTGCTGGTCCCGGAGCGGGCCCGGCAGAAGGAGATCTGGCGGCTGCTGGGAAATCCGGGCGTGGTGTTGAGCGACGGCGAGATCGCCGGGGTGTGGCGGGCCAGGATGGCCGGTCGAAAGCGCGTCGATCTCACGGTGACGCCGTTCGGGTCGATGAACGCCAAGGCCCGCAAGGCGGTCGAGGAAGAGTCCGCCGTGGTGGCCCGGGCCCGCGGGGTCGCCGACGCGACCGTCACCTTCGCCTGA